DNA sequence from the Parcubacteria group bacterium genome:
TCAGTTTGGGCGAACATCCCATCGTCGCGCGCAACGAACCCCGCGGGCGGAGCAGGCGCTTGCGCGCGTTCCGGCGCAAGGAGAGCGGAAAGCTTGGGAGCGAACGGCGAGTCCCGGTCAATCTGGGATTGGAATTTTTTCTTAAGCTCTGCTTGGGCTTCATCAGGCTGGGCCGCAAGCCATGCCGTCATCCCCGACACCAAAAGGCGTTCGGAATTCGTATCCAAAAACTCAAGGTTGTTGGCGAGCAAGTGCGAAACGTCCTCCTCGGAGAGCACGGGAAGGGCGAGCGCTTTCAAGGGGCTCGTGATTGAGCGGTACGCGGCCAAGGCCGGGGCAACCTCCTCTTTCGGCAGGACGGAAAGCTCTTGTTTTATGTGCTGGATTGCGGTGTATGCTCCGGCAACATCCTTGTTTGCGAGCAGTCCCTCGGCCTCCTTTTGAATGCGGCCGATGGTATCCTGTTGGAGCAATGTTTTGCCTGTGTAGTGCGTAATTGGCATGCATGGATTATACCACAAACAGCAAAATTTCTCCAAACAAAAAACTCGGCGGCTGATGCCGAGGTTTTTGCGGGGATTAGGTGCCCTGGTTCCAGGATGCTAAATACTGTTTTTGACGGCTGGTGAGCGTATCGTGCCTGACCTTAAGGGATGTAAGCTTGAGGGATGCGATGGTGCGGTCCAGCTCTTCAGGCAGACGGTGCACGCCCGGCGGCAGAGTGTTATGATTCTTGACGAGGTGCTCGCACGAAAGGGCCTGGCCCGCGAAGCTCGTGTCCATGACGCTTGAGGGGTGGCCCTCCGCGGCCGCAAGATTCACGAGCCGCCCTTCAGTGAGCAGGTTGACGGTTCTGCCGCCAGGCAGTTCGTACGACTGCACATGCTCACGGGAGCGGTACGACCGTTTGGCCATCTTTTTCAAGGACTCAACGTCAATCTCAACGTCAAAGTGCCCGGAGTTTGCGATAATGCACCGGTCTTTGAGTTTTTTGATGACCTCGCGGCTCACCACCTCGCAATTGCCGGTGACAGTGATAATGATGTCTGCTTTTGGCGCAACCGAAAGCATGGGCGCAACACTAAAGCCGTCCATCACCGCCTCCAGGGCGCGGACCGGATCAATTTCCGTTACCACCACATGCGCTCCCATGCCGCGGGCGCGCATGGCAACGCCCTTGCCGCACCACCCGTACCCCGCAATGACAAGCGTTTTCCCGGCAATGAGCACATTGGTTGCGCGGATGATGCCATCAAGCGTGCTCTGGCCCGTGCCATACCTGTTGTCAAACAAATGCTTGGTGGCTGCGTCATTCACGGCGATGACCGGAAGCTTCAACTCACCGGCCGCCTCCATGGCGGCTAAACGGATGATGCCGGTGGTGGTTTCCTCGGTGGAGCCGTACATGACCGCAAGCTGATTCTTGAAGTTTGTGTGCAAAAGCGTTAAGAGATCAGCCCCGTCATCCATGGTAATATGGGGTTTTGACGAAACAGCGGCATGCAAGTGCTTGTAAAATTGCTGCCGCGATGCGCCGTGGCGGGCGAACACCGAGATTTTGTCGTGCTTGACGAGCGAGGCAGCCACGTCGTCTTTGGTTGAGAGCGGATTGGATGCGCACAATACCACAGACGCGCCGCCCGCTTTCAGAACCTGCATCAGGCGCGCGGTTTCGGTTGAAACATGCAAACACGCGGCAATGCGGACGCCGCGAAAAGGCTTGGAGCGCTTGAAGCGCTCCTCTATCTTTGCGAGCACGCCCATTTCCCTCGCCGCCCACTCAATTTTCCGCCTGCCTTCCTCGGCAAGCCTGATATTTGCAATATCGTACTTCATGCTATCTCACCGCGCGCTTAAGTTCGGCAACGCGGCTGGCGCGCTCCCAGGGCAGATTCAAATCCAGGCGGCCGAAGTGGCCGTATGAGGCGGTTGAGCCGTAGATTGGCCTGCGCAAATCAAGGTGTTTGATGATCATGCCCGGCCGAAGGTCAAACACTTTTTTGATGGCTCGCGCAAGCTCGTCGTCTGAAACCACGCCGGTTCCATACGAATTCACGTTGACGCTCAAAGGTTCGGAAACGCCGATCACGTACGCAACCTGCACTTCCACCTGGGAGGCTAGACCTGCTTTGACGAGGTTCACAGCTACCCAACGCGCCGCGTATGAGCCGGATCGGTCAACTTTGGACGGGTCTTTGCCGGAAAAGCATCCCCCGCCATGCGACCCTACGCCGCCATAGGTGTCCACAATAATCTTGCGCCCCGTGAGGCCTGTATCCGCCTGGGGCCCTCCCGAGACAAACCTGCCGGTCGCATTCACATAAATTTTCGTCTTCTTGTCAAACAATTTTTTGGGCAATATGGGCTTCAAAACGTTTCGTATGACATCGCGCTCAATCTTCGCGTGCGTTACGTCCGGATTATGCTGGCACGACACAACCACATTCTTGAGGTGCACGGCGCGGCCGCCGCGGTATTCAAGCGTCACCTGGGCTTTGCCATCCGGCCGCAAGTACTTCAAGGTTCCGTTCTTGCGCACCTGGGCGAGCCGGCGGACGAGCTTGTGCGCCAAAGTGATGGGAAGCGGCATAAGCTCCCGCGTTTCCGTGGTCGCGTACCCGTACATCAGTCCCTGGTCCCCGGCCCCGAGCTTGGTGAGATCTTCTTTTTTTGATGAACCGCCCCCTGACCCCCGCCTTGAAAAGGCGGGGGAACCGGATGGGTCCACGCCGGCCGCAATGTCTGCTGACTGCTCCTGGATGGCAACCGTCACCCCGCAGGTTTCCCAGTCAAAACCCATGGTGGAGTTGGTGTATCCGATGTTCTTGATGACGCCGCGCACAATCCGCGGCACGTCAATGTACCCCCTAGTGCGCACCTCGCCCGCAACAAACACGAGCCCGTTCGTGAGGAGCGTTTCCACGGCAACGCGGGATTCCTCGTCCTGCCGCAGGGCCTCATCCAAAACCGCGTCCGATATCTGGTCCGCCATTTTATCGGGGTGCCCCTCGGTGACTGATTCGGAGGTGAGAAAGGCGTGTTCTTGGTCTAGATATTGCATAATTTTAGCGTGTCATTGCGAGGAGTCATGTACTCATGGCGACGAAGCAATCTTATTGCCGCGCGGGAGCGTATTGTGCATACATACTCCCTATCGCCGATAGGATTGCCGCGGTCGGGAGTACCCTCCCTCGCAATGACACTATATTAGTATGTGCTACTTAAGTCTTTCCACTCCGGATTAAGTGTATTGATTAAATCAATCTTTTTCTTCCTTGACCCGGCTTTGATGTTTTTCTCTCGCGCTATTGCTTCGTTTATATCGTTATACTCTTCAAAATACACTAACTTGTTGATCATATACTTTTTCGTAAAAGTACTGCCTGTTCCTTGCGTATGCTCGTATATTCTTCTCCGTATGTCATTCGTTACTCCGGTATACAAGACGTAATGTTTGTCATTCGTCGCAATGTAGACGTAAGATGTTTTTGACATACCCTCAACCATGTCATTGCGAGGAGCGAGCTGAACGCTACTTGACTTATTCAGGCAATATAGTACTCTCTCAATAGATTGCCATGAAGGTTCATTTCAAACGGCGCAACACTTTCCACACAAGGAGAAAACCATGGGTTACTTCGTCGTACTTAATTATGATCTTAGCAAACTCATAGAAGCAGTAAATAAGTTGATGAGAGAAGGATGGGTGTGCCAAGGCGGTGTCAGTGTCAGTGTAGATTCTCATAGTTCTCAGTACTACTTTCTACAAGCAATGATCCATACGAATCGTATCACCAAGTAATGATCCATACATAAGCAATACGTACAAGAATCACCAAGGGTTATCGCGCAAACACGCGCGGTAACCTTTTTTATATGGTTGATGACATGCTGATTATGGCGCCTTGAATGTCATTGCGAGGAGTCCCGTACTCGGGACGACGCGGCAATCCTATCGTCGCGCTAAAAGTCTGTTACTGACAACAAGCCCCCACGCGGCAATAAGATTGCTTCACCCTTGAGTACAAGGGTTCGCAATGACATTACACATTCCACTTGCTGTTTTTAATGATAGTCTGGTACTTCTCCCCCTCCATAACAAGAATCTTGGAAAGCCGCGAGCCGAACGCAAGCGCGTCCTCGCGCGAAAGCCCCAAACGGTCCTCCAGGATAACTTTCAAAAGCCGCGCAAGGTATTGGGGGGCTCCCGGATTCATGCGTATGCCAGCTATGTTATCATCCCTGCCCGCCTTTTTCAAGTCATCAATAACGAGCTTTGCAAAGCGCGGGTCCTCTACAAGGTTATCAAGCTGGCGCAGTTGGGCAAGGAGCAGGAGGGACGCGAGCGTATTAGAGGCATCCTGCGCCTCAATATGCCGCAAAGCGGTTTCAAACAGTGTTTTTGCGTTGCCGCTTATTGAAATAAGCATCTTTTGAGAGCGGGACGCAATGTCGGCATACAGTGGCAACGCGGCTGGTTGGCCGCCTTCAGTTTCAGTGCGTGCCGAGAATGTTGCAGGCGCTAATTTTGACACCGCGCCTAAATCAATCTGCTGTCCATCCGCCAGCAAATAATGTCTTCCGCCCGGATCCGTAAAAAAAATATCCTCTTCAAAACCCCGCGCGTCGTATGAAGACGTTTTGACAAATTCGTAAAAATTGAAAAAACGCTGCGCAATATTTTTTTCCAAGACCGACAGCTTATGTTTGCTGACAAATTCGTTCAGCTGATAGTTCTCCACCGGAGATTGACCCAGCGCGCTGTCGTATTCTTTAAGCCATGCGCTGATTGTGCCAAATTTTCCAGAAAATGAAAACTGCTTGGTCAATATGGTTTCGTTTTCGTGCAGCGCGTTAAACACGCCCTCGCGAAATCCATCGCGCTCATCCAAAGATTCAAGCAAAAGACGGCTCTTGAGTTTGGTAATTATGTCTCCATAATTCTCGTCCGCTAAAATCAGCCCCACATCCGCCTCGCGGGCGAAATGCGCCAGATCTTGTTTAGTAAGGCTTAAAAACGCAGCATAATAAAGCCAGGTTAGAACCGGCACATAGGGAGCTGAAAATGTTCCAGATCCAGCCAACAACCCGCGCAATGTCTGAAGCAGTCGGTACGCAAACGCGGTGCGCGTGTACACCACGGCAATGGCAGTCCGTTTTTCCCATTCCAGAAGCGCCTTTGGATCGGCAATGTCTTGGGGGATGCCCGCCAAAAGGTTCTTGCGCAGTGTTTCCTGCTCGGCAAAGGATAGGTTGTCCAGATTAAAATTCACCATATGCTAGGCGCTACGCCTGCGGCCGACGTCCTCTAAAATCCCGGCTCTGTGGGTCTGACGCGCGGAACTCTGGAGAACCGGGCAACACGATTGATGGCCCCGCAGATGCTTCGGGCGAAGGCTGTTGAGGCGGATTCGGAGACGCAGATTCAGAACTCCCGTTGCCGCCGTTTTCTTCCGATGCGACAGCAGTAGATAATTTTACATCAAGCGTGCGCTCGTCCACATTTTCCACAAACCTTGAAATTTGCTTTGTAATACGGTTCACATCCTGCGCCAAACCATTGGTTTCCTCGTTGAGCCGCGCCTGTTCAGCCGGATCAACCGCTTGTCCTAGCGCGGCTCTTGAAGCCTCCAGCGCACTCTTAATCTGTGTTAGTTTGTTCCTTTGCTCCTGTAAAAGCTGGCGCGGCGTCTTTTGTATATCCTCTCTGGTTGCTCCCTGCCGCTGCATATACTGGCTCACCGTTCTTGTCTTCGCCTCCTGAGAAATACGCGGGCTGAAAGAATACGCATAGCCAAGCATATTATCCTCAACATAATCCCGCTGGGCGCGGCTTCGGCTTTCTATATTAGGATCATACATATTCGGATACTCGCGCGGCGCAACCCCGCCCATGAGCGCGCCGGATGCATCCGGCCGCAGGTTCAAGTTCCGTTCTGAAATGCCCGGAGCGGCAAGCAAGACCAAGTTCTGACCCACAGTATTCAAGTCAGCGGCATAGGTGCGCATGCCGTTTTTATCTCTAATCTCGTTGCGAAGGCCCGAAGGATGCGTTCGCCACAAATCCGGAGGGTTGATGTTCCGCATCTTTCCCATGACATTATTGTTATACGTCTTAAACCCTTCTTCGGAATACAAGTCCGCAAAATCGTATTTCCCGCTGTCTGCATCAAATCCAGCCAACGCAAACCCCGCAAAATTCTTATTCTCCAGCGCCACCCCGCTCAAACGTGAAGCAAATTGTTTGGCTTCATCGCTCTCTCCGAGAAGCATCTTCATGGCTTCAACACGGGCAAACGGGCTGTCTGTGGCTGTCTGCGGCTTGTGTTCCGCATACTGAAGTTCCAAGGGCCTCAAAATCTCCCGAGCATGATTCAAATCTTTTTTAATTCCAAAAATTTCCTCATCTGGCGCGCCTTCTTCCACAGCTTGCTCCAGTTTCTCTTGAAGCCCCAAGTATGCATCAGCGCGAGCACGGCCTTCAGACGTTAATACCTGCTCAAACTTCTCAATCACTCTGCGGTGGATTTCCTCGCCAATGTCCCGCTCGTCATTAAACCTTGCCGTGGAAAGCGTAACTTCGTTCTGGTCGTTTTGCCCCCATACATTGATGAGCGCGCCCTTGGTTTCTTTGGTGTTTTGCGCATGGCCGCTTTGGGCAACCCTGTACACCGGCTCCAAAAACGCCTCGGATGTATTATCGCTCTCTTCCCGCTGTTTTTTCGCCTCTTCGTTGGCGAGGGCCATGACGTGCCTAAATTTGTAGTTCGTGTCTTTGTTGTCAATCACTTTATGCAGCACATCCCTGCCCGCGCCGATATACGGGGCTGTAACGTTTTTCTCGCGCGATTCAGAACGTTCTTTCCAACTCTGTTTTGCAGTACGCAATAGAATCCCTTGCTCGGCCAATCGTTGAGCGCCCAAACCCAAACGGGTTTTGCCAAAAATCCTGGCTCCCAGCTGTCCCAATCCTTTGCTTACCGCAGGACTGATCTTTTCATCAAGCCTGCGCCCTGCAAAACGCCCAAAGGTGGGAGCGACTTTTTTTCCGCCTTTCCACGCCCCAGCCAAGCCCAATGCGCTCCCCACCCCCCCGGTTGCAACCCCCAGAGCCGCCAGTTTCCCGAGCTTGATGCCGCCGCTCTTGATGCGGCTCAAAGCGCCCTCGGCAAGGCCCGAACCCTTGATGGCCATGCCGCGCGCAACCATGAGCGAGTAGATGAGCAGAGCAATGGAGATGCCGTAGGAGAGGAGTTGGTCGCTTCGGGAGATGCCGGAGATTGCCGCGGCCGTGTTCCCGGACACGTCAAAAAATCCGGTTTCGCCCTCTGCCTGGTAGAACCCATGCTGCTGGGCAAGATTCTGGCCCGGAGCCACGCCCGCCATGACGGAAAAAGAGAGCCACAGCCAGAACGCCATGATAGGCCCCACGAACGCGTAGCGCACCAGCTTGTTCCACCACTCTTTGAACAAATGCTCGGCACCGGGAGTTGCGGCCATTAAAAACGCGAGCGGAGCCAGCACAATGAGGATCCAGAGGTACATGATGCGGATCAAAAACATCAGCACAATGGTGCCCACCACCATCACGGCGATCACGAGCAATATGACCGCAAGGATGGACGCGACCGCAACCGCGGTGTCTGTGATGCTCTCATCAGCCGCAAACTCGCGGTACGAGAGCATCTGGGAAAGCCCGAGCCCGTTCACCAGATTCCCGGCGGCCACGTCCTTGAAGCCGTTCACGAACGTGATCATGATCACCTGGCTTGCGTCAATGATCAAGCCGCTGATGGTCTTGGAAAAGTTGATGACCACCGCCACCATCAAGAGCTTGGGCAATAGGCGCTTCCACTCGTACTTCTCAACCCCCAAAATAGTGGCATAGGCGATGGCGATAAAGATGACGAGGAACGCCATGTTCGCGAAATCCCGCATCAAAATCCAGCCCCGCGTAACCGCCGGGGCCATGAGAAAGTCGTTGTACGCGACAATCACGAGCAAGAGATCAATCATCACGATCAAAAGCTTGCCGGCAAGCTCAATGATGATTGATGCGATGTACGCGAGCGTGCCCGCCACAAATCCCAGCTCCTGCGCGAACGCGGGGGCTGTAAGCGCGAACACGCCAAAGGCGCCCATTATCAAACCCGCGAAAATCTTTCTCTGTTTCGGCAAAACCATGATGAGATTATACCACAAACCCTACTCTTCCACCAAGCCCCGCAGGGCGGTGATTGCCGCGCGCGTCTGGAAGTCGTCGGGAGCGACTCGGGACTCAAGATCAGAGAGCTGTGCCGCCGCGTCTTCGGCGCGGCCAAGCGCGATAAACGCCTGGGAGAGCTCAAAGCGCGCCTGCAGATGGTTCGGGTTCTGCTGGATCGCGGATTCGTAGTACAAAACCGCCTGTTCCGCGTTCCCGGCTGCCAACGAGAGCGTGCCGGCCTGGTATGCAACGCTTACAGACTCGGAAACGTGCGGCAGGAGCAGTGCGAGCGCTTGCTCGTTTTGCCCGGCCTGCGCAAGCTGGGCGGCGCGCTCAAGCACAAGCGGAATATAGGTCCCATCAACCACAAGCCCCTGCTCCGCGATCCGGGCCGCCTCATCCGGATTGTCCGCAACCAAACGGTAGAACTGCGATGCTTCCAGGCGCAGGATGAGATTGCGCGGCAGGCGCGGCAATGCGGCCTCATAGAACGCGGCCGCCTGTTCCATGGCGTCATTCTGGAGCCGTTGTTTCTCGTCATTCTGGAGGCCGCTGCTGCGGCCGATAGAATCTCGCCGGTTGTTCACGGAGATGCTATCGGCGAGTACGCCTCCAGCATGACGCGCTATAAGCCAGTGGTCAAACCCGGAGAGCGATTCGGAATCCGCCGAAATGTCCGGAGGCTCTGGGAACGCGATGAGCCGGACCGCGGAAACCGTTCCAAACATTCCGAAAAGCGCGAGCGCGGCAACGAACGAGCGCGCCGGAATGAGTCGGAGGCGCGTGGTAAGAAACAAGCTGTGCGCACGCCGCGCTTCGGATTCCGCGAAAACTCCCGCCACCCCCGTACCCCCTCCTCCGGCAGGAGAGGGAATGCCTCCCGAACACAGCACAACCAAAAGCCCGGCAGTAAAAAGGCCCATGAATGACAGCGGAATAAACGCGAGCAGTACGAGCCACCCGAAAAGCGCCAAAGACCATCTTCGCCGCGAGAGTTCGCCCGACCGCTCGCGGGATTCCGGACCCAAGCGCTTGAGCCTCCGACGCGAAAAGAAAAACGCGTACAGAGCCGGGATAAAGCCAAACGCGGCAAACGCGGCCAACAGTAACGGTCCGCCTTCCCACAGCAGCGCCGCGTACGCACCCGGCAAGCCCGGAGCCCGGGCAATTTGTTCCACATCCACGAGCTCTGCCAAGGACCAGAACCCTTCGTTCGCGCGCCCCAATCCCGCGCCAAGCAGTCCAAACTGCGCAATGCCGTGTTCAACGTACCGGCTCACAGCTACGGAAACGGGAACCGTTGAAAAGCCTCCCCGAATGTACGAAAACACCGCCGGGTACACTGCCGTGGCAACATACAGCGCAACCAGCGCAATCCCTGTCCTGCCTTTCAGGCGCGCGAGCAATGCCCGCTCCTGCGACAAGAGCAGGACAAACCCAACCAATCCAAACCACGCTACGGGCCCGGTGTTCAAGTAGAGGTCAAAACGCGACGCCGGGTGCGCGGCAAAAATGACAATGACAACCGCACCCAAGCCAAGCCCAAGCCACGAGAGAAGCGACGAGCGCCACGTTATCTGGTCCCGGCCGAACGCGGCGCGGATACTCCAGGCGAGCCACCACACGCCAACCAAAAAA
Encoded proteins:
- a CDS encoding adenosylhomocysteinase; amino-acid sequence: MKYDIANIRLAEEGRRKIEWAAREMGVLAKIEERFKRSKPFRGVRIAACLHVSTETARLMQVLKAGGASVVLCASNPLSTKDDVAASLVKHDKISVFARHGASRQQFYKHLHAAVSSKPHITMDDGADLLTLLHTNFKNQLAVMYGSTEETTTGIIRLAAMEAAGELKLPVIAVNDAATKHLFDNRYGTGQSTLDGIIRATNVLIAGKTLVIAGYGWCGKGVAMRARGMGAHVVVTEIDPVRALEAVMDGFSVAPMLSVAPKADIIITVTGNCEVVSREVIKKLKDRCIIANSGHFDVEIDVESLKKMAKRSYRSREHVQSYELPGGRTVNLLTEGRLVNLAAAEGHPSSVMDTSFAGQALSCEHLVKNHNTLPPGVHRLPEELDRTIASLKLTSLKVRHDTLTSRQKQYLASWNQGT
- a CDS encoding methionine adenosyltransferase; the encoded protein is MQYLDQEHAFLTSESVTEGHPDKMADQISDAVLDEALRQDEESRVAVETLLTNGLVFVAGEVRTRGYIDVPRIVRGVIKNIGYTNSTMGFDWETCGVTVAIQEQSADIAAGVDPSGSPAFSRRGSGGGSSKKEDLTKLGAGDQGLMYGYATTETRELMPLPITLAHKLVRRLAQVRKNGTLKYLRPDGKAQVTLEYRGGRAVHLKNVVVSCQHNPDVTHAKIERDVIRNVLKPILPKKLFDKKTKIYVNATGRFVSGGPQADTGLTGRKIIVDTYGGVGSHGGGCFSGKDPSKVDRSGSYAARWVAVNLVKAGLASQVEVQVAYVIGVSEPLSVNVNSYGTGVVSDDELARAIKKVFDLRPGMIIKHLDLRRPIYGSTASYGHFGRLDLNLPWERASRVAELKRAVR
- a CDS encoding GIY-YIG nuclease family protein, producing MSKTSYVYIATNDKHYVLYTGVTNDIRRRIYEHTQGTGSTFTKKYMINKLVYFEEYNDINEAIAREKNIKAGSRKKKIDLINTLNPEWKDLSSTY
- a CDS encoding DUF1737 domain-containing protein, which gives rise to MGYFVVLNYDLSKLIEAVNKLMREGWVCQGGVSVSVDSHSSQYYFLQAMIHTNRITK
- a CDS encoding tetratricopeptide repeat protein; translated protein: MLDAILGSHRRVDVDWLHVQRALDRGATRFLAVWMRLVVWLPLFVIFGYGASPDAFRALAVAFLVGVWWLAWSIRAAFGRDQITWRSSLLSWLGLGLGAVVIVIFAAHPASRFDLYLNTGPVAWFGLVGFVLLLSQERALLARLKGRTGIALVALYVATAVYPAVFSYIRGGFSTVPVSVAVSRYVEHGIAQFGLLGAGLGRANEGFWSLAELVDVEQIARAPGLPGAYAALLWEGGPLLLAAFAAFGFIPALYAFFFSRRRLKRLGPESRERSGELSRRRWSLALFGWLVLLAFIPLSFMGLFTAGLLVVLCSGGIPSPAGGGGTGVAGVFAESEARRAHSLFLTTRLRLIPARSFVAALALFGMFGTVSAVRLIAFPEPPDISADSESLSGFDHWLIARHAGGVLADSISVNNRRDSIGRSSGLQNDEKQRLQNDAMEQAAAFYEAALPRLPRNLILRLEASQFYRLVADNPDEAARIAEQGLVVDGTYIPLVLERAAQLAQAGQNEQALALLLPHVSESVSVAYQAGTLSLAAGNAEQAVLYYESAIQQNPNHLQARFELSQAFIALGRAEDAAAQLSDLESRVAPDDFQTRAAITALRGLVEE